CCTCATCGCCTTCAGGAGGTCGCGCCATGACGCAGCCCACCCTCAGAGCCCTCGCCTGCCTGCTGGTCGCCGTCGCCGGGGCCTCGTGCGCCACGCCGGCCCAGAGCACCAACCCCGCCCGCACGTCCCAGTCGCGCCTGAGCGCGCAGGGGACGACGAGCGGGGTTCACGACTTCAGCCCCGACAACTGGAGCCTCTCGGTCAAGCGCAAGGATCGCCTGCAGGTCTACATCGCCGAGACGCCGGACTGGTACGAGGTGGTGGAGCAGGAGCTGCCGCGCTCCCAGAAGGACTTCAACACCCTGAAGGAGGCGATCGCCTATGCCAACCGGCAGTACGCCGACTGGCCGCTCATCTCGCTCGATCAGTAGGGAGGGGGCGCCTAGCGGCAGGTCAGCATCAGGAACTCGGTGCGGCGATCGCTCTTGGCGAACTCGCCCTCGAAGGCGGTGGTGATCATGGTCGAGCCTTCCTTGCGGACGCCCCGGCAGGTCATGCAGCCGTGGACGCCCTCGACCAGCACCGCGGCCCCCCGGGCGCCCAGGTGGGTCATCAGGGCCTGGGCGATGTGCTGGGTCATGCGCTCCTGGATCTGGAGGCGGCGCGCGAAGCAATCGACCAGGCGCGCCAGCTTGGAGAGGCCCACCACCCGGTCGGCGGGCAGGTAGGCGATGTGCGCGATCCCGTCGAAGGGGAGCATGTGGTGCTCGCAGGTCGAGTCGAAGGGGATGTCCTTGAGCAGGACGAACTCCTGGTAGCCCTCGACCTCCTCGAACGTCGTCGAGAGGATCTCGGCGGGATCCTGGTGGTAGCCGGCATAGATCTCGCCCCAGCTGCGCAGGACCCGGTCGGGAGTGTCCTTGAGGCCTTCGCGATCGGGATCCTCGCCGATGGCCTCGAGCAGCGTCCGAAGCGCTTGACGTGCGCGCTCCTCTCGACTCATCGGGACTTGGGTTTCGATCGCCACGTCGGCCTCCTGTTCTGACCCTGTTCTTGCGCCTTGGCGCTGGATTCCGAGCCCATGAGCGGGCGCCGGGCCCATTATACCTCGATTCACACGAGAGGAGGCGCCAGGTGATCACCCTTCAAACCCTCGCAAGGACCTTCGCTTCGCACCGGGACGCGCGCAGGCTCGACCTGCTCGAGGCGCGCTGCCGCGCACGCCTCACCGGCCGCCCCTACCTGCTCGGCGAGCGGGCGCTCTTGGCCCTCTGCCTGAGCGAGGCCGGATCCGAGACGGCCGCGCTGGTGGAGTGGGACGAGAGCATCTGGTGGGCCGAGCGCTTCGGCCACTGGAGCCTGCTCGCCAGTTGCCTGGGCCTGATGGCCCCCTACTTCCCGCGCGAGGCGCTCGCCATCCTGGACGGCAGCAAAGGCGCGTTCCCGCTCGGAGCGCGCCGCTACTGGAGATCGCGCCTTCTCGGCGCGATCCGGCGCCACGCCGAGGCCCGGGCCGCCATGCCGAATGTGATCAGGGCCACCGACAAGCGGTAAGATCGGTTGCTAGTTTGAGGCTCGGGAAATAGCCCCCAGGAGGAACTGATGGAACCATCAAACCATGGAACTCCCCAAGGGCGTTCAGGACGGTCGATCTTCGACATGGCCGAGATCCGCAGCGGTAGCGGCTTGGGCACCGGCCGCGCGGCGGCCCGCGGCGGCTCCGCCGAGCGTGCCCCCGAGGCTCCCCAGGATCGCCCCCTGGAGCGTCCCATCGAGCGCTCCACCGAACGCCAGCCGGATCCGCGCACCAAGTCGGTCTCCCTCACCGATCGCCAGCTCGCGCTGACCATCGGGGCCATCGAGCACGTCATCGGCGAGATGCGCCGCCTGCCCGGCACCGAGGCCACGCTCAAGGAGTTCGAAAGCTGCCTGTACCCGCTTCGCCAGGCCCTCGCGATCCTGCCGCCGGCCCCGTCCAAGTAGGACCGAGCGGCAAATCGATCCAGGCCAAGCAGCAGCTCGGGCAATTCTTCACCCCTGCCTCCCTCGCGGGTTTCGCGTGGGAGGTCGTCGCGTTGCTGCAATCGAACGGCGCCTCGCGCCGCCCCTCCCTGTCGCGCGGCGGGCTCGAGCCCGCCATGGGCGCGGGGGTCTTCCTGCGCGAGGGGCTTTCGCGCGGCCTCGAGGCCTCGCGCCTGGTCGGCGTGGACATCGACCCGGAGCTCGCCCCGCACTGGGAGACCCTTTCCCGGGAGCATCCCGGCCTGCGCCTGGTGAGGGCGGATGCGCTCCTGCCCCACGAGGCCCTCTCGGGCCCCTTCGACGTGGTCATCGGCAACCCGCCCTACGGATCGGCGGGGCTCGAAGCGATCGCCTCGCCCGCCACCCCCCTGGATCGAGCGCTGGCGCGCAGCATCCAGGAGGCGTACGACATCCACCGCAAGCCGGGCAAGCCCGTGCGCGCCGGGCGGCTCCACACCTTCCCCATCGAGTGCCTCTTCGTCGAGCGCAGCCTGCGCCTTTGCGCCGAGGGAGGCTTCGTCGCCCTGGTCCTGCCCGAGGGGATCCTGAGCAACCAGCGCCTCCAGCACGTCCGCGACTGGGTGGAGCGCCACGGCTCGGTCCGCGTGGTCGTCTCGCTGCCCCCGGGGGCGTTCCGCGCCGAGGGGACGGCGGCCCGCACCGCCCTGGTCGTGTTCGAGAAGACCACCGACCACCGGCCCGCCATGCTGTTCGAGGCCCCGCGCGCCTCCGCGCTCGGTGGCATCCTCGACGCCATCCAGGCCAGGCTCGGCGGACGCGAGGCCTCGGCGACCCTGGTCCCGTCTCTATCGGGACAGCGCTGGGACCCCGGCTTCTGGAACCCCGCCGTCTCGAGCCCCCTTTCCGCGCTCGAAGAGCGCCATGCCCTCGCTCCATTGGGGGATTTCCTCGCCTTCATGACCTACGGCCCCATCGTCACGGGAAAGCGGCGCGAGGCGCCCCCCGGCGAGGTGGTGATCCTCAACCAGGGCGAGCTCGGCTTTTCGGGCCTGGACTGGCGAAGCGCGCGGCGCTTC
The DNA window shown above is from Pantanalinema sp. and carries:
- the folE gene encoding GTP cyclohydrolase I FolE, translating into MAIETQVPMSREERARQALRTLLEAIGEDPDREGLKDTPDRVLRSWGEIYAGYHQDPAEILSTTFEEVEGYQEFVLLKDIPFDSTCEHHMLPFDGIAHIAYLPADRVVGLSKLARLVDCFARRLQIQERMTQHIAQALMTHLGARGAAVLVEGVHGCMTCRGVRKEGSTMITTAFEGEFAKSDRRTEFLMLTCR
- a CDS encoding N-6 DNA methylase, with protein sequence MQAKQQLGQFFTPASLAGFAWEVVALLQSNGASRRPSLSRGGLEPAMGAGVFLREGLSRGLEASRLVGVDIDPELAPHWETLSREHPGLRLVRADALLPHEALSGPFDVVIGNPPYGSAGLEAIASPATPLDRALARSIQEAYDIHRKPGKPVRAGRLHTFPIECLFVERSLRLCAEGGFVALVLPEGILSNQRLQHVRDWVERHGSVRVVVSLPPGAFRAEGTAARTALVVFEKTTDHRPAMLFEAPRASALGGILDAIQARLGGREASATLVPSLSGQRWDPGFWNPAVSSPLSALEERHALAPLGDFLAFMTYGPIVTGKRREAPPGEVVILNQGELGFSGLDWRSARRFAAGSAHDPPRSRPLPGDLLFARSGAGSLGKGRMAVLDEAIRANVGCFVDILRFDGLDPHFAWLYLASRFGQGQIRRLINGVATPNLSFRAIRSLRVPVLPLEDQETLGRLYREGVLPLHRAMVLPGAGTLQRKAAEDAMREAIAEFEARLCHE